Proteins co-encoded in one Polynucleobacter sp. MG-6-Vaara-E2 genomic window:
- a CDS encoding 50S ribosomal protein L25/general stress protein Ctc yields the protein MKVVAFERSVQGTGASRRLRNSGKTPGIVYGSKDPALVIELDHNALFHALRKEAFHSSILDLEIGGKTQKVLLRDYQMHPFKPLVLHIDFQRVSATEKVHMRVPLHFTNADTSAAVKLQGAVISHILNDLEVSCLPADLPEFLEVDLGKIEVGHSIHAKDVALPKGVSLVLHVEQENPVIANARIPAVKAAETEEAAPAAAAAPAAPAADAKDKA from the coding sequence ATGAAAGTTGTAGCCTTTGAAAGAAGCGTACAGGGAACGGGTGCGAGCCGCCGTCTGCGCAATTCCGGAAAAACTCCGGGAATCGTTTACGGTAGTAAAGATCCAGCCTTGGTTATCGAGTTGGACCATAACGCGTTATTCCATGCTCTCCGTAAAGAAGCATTTCACTCCTCTATCTTGGATTTGGAAATTGGCGGCAAAACACAAAAAGTGTTGTTGCGCGATTACCAAATGCATCCATTTAAGCCATTAGTTTTGCACATTGACTTCCAGCGCGTATCCGCGACTGAAAAAGTCCATATGCGCGTTCCATTGCATTTCACCAATGCTGATACTTCAGCTGCTGTGAAATTGCAAGGCGCAGTCATTAGCCACATCCTCAATGATCTCGAAGTTTCTTGCTTACCAGCAGACTTGCCAGAGTTCCTTGAAGTGGACTTGGGCAAAATCGAAGTGGGTCACTCTATCCACGCTAAAGATGTTGCATTACCAAAAGGTGTTAGCTTGGTATTACACGTTGAGCAAGAGAATCCCGTTATTGCAAACGCACGTATTCCAGCCGTTAAAGCTGCTGAGACTGAGGAGGCTGCTCCAGCAGCTGCCGCAGCTCCTGCTGCTCCTGCTGCTGACGCAAAGGACAAGGCTTAA
- the pth gene encoding aminoacyl-tRNA hydrolase has protein sequence MTKLIVGLGNPGDEHEEDRHNAGFWFVDALAKQLNTRFESEKRFHGQVAKAKWEGEDLYLLKPSTFMNLSGQAVGALCRFHKMTPADILVVQDELDLKPGTARLKLGGGTGGHNGLKDIQAHLGTPEYWRLRLGIGHPRDLAGDGRPMDVADYVLRRPQLAEQKLIDISIENGLQILPLFLKADTQTAMLELHSKG, from the coding sequence ATGACAAAATTAATTGTTGGCCTGGGTAATCCAGGCGATGAACATGAGGAAGATCGGCACAACGCTGGCTTCTGGTTTGTTGACGCCCTTGCAAAACAATTAAACACTCGCTTTGAATCAGAAAAACGTTTTCACGGTCAAGTAGCAAAAGCAAAATGGGAAGGCGAAGATCTCTACCTTCTAAAGCCAAGTACTTTTATGAACCTGAGTGGCCAAGCAGTTGGGGCGCTTTGTCGTTTTCATAAAATGACGCCTGCGGATATTTTGGTGGTGCAAGATGAGCTCGATCTCAAGCCAGGAACCGCTCGACTCAAACTAGGCGGCGGCACTGGCGGTCATAATGGCTTAAAAGATATTCAGGCGCACTTAGGAACGCCTGAATACTGGCGTCTGCGATTGGGTATTGGGCATCCAAGAGATCTCGCAGGCGATGGTCGACCAATGGATGTAGCGGATTATGTTTTACGTAGACCGCAATTGGCTGAACAAAAACTGATCGACATCAGCATTGAAAACGGCTTACAAATTTTGCCGCTATTTTTGAAGGCAGACACCCAAACGGCAATGCTGGAATTGCACTCTAAGGGCTAG
- a CDS encoding YfhL family 4Fe-4S dicluster ferredoxin — MALMITDECINCDVCEPECPNDAIYMGLEIYEIDPSKCTECVGHYDAPQCRQVCPVDCIPFNPNHTETQEQLMVKFKLLTAAKKASAA, encoded by the coding sequence ATGGCTTTAATGATTACTGACGAATGCATCAATTGCGATGTCTGTGAGCCAGAATGCCCTAACGATGCGATTTATATGGGACTGGAGATTTATGAGATTGACCCAAGTAAATGCACCGAGTGCGTTGGTCATTATGATGCGCCCCAGTGTCGTCAAGTGTGCCCTGTAGATTGCATTCCTTTCAATCCTAACCACACTGAAACCCAAGAACAACTAATGGTGAAGTTCAAGCTGCTTACTGCCGCTAAAAAAGCGAGTGCAGCTTAA
- the coaD gene encoding pantetheine-phosphate adenylyltransferase has protein sequence MTVAVYPGTFDPFTRGHEDLVRRASSIFDVLIVGVASSRSKHPFFSLDERIAIAKEVLGHYSNVKVVGFDGLLKDFAREHNARVIVRGLRAVSDFEYEFQMAGMNRYLLPDVETLFLTPSDQYQFISGTFVREIASMGGDVSKFVFPSVEKWLVNKIANQNTK, from the coding sequence ATGACTGTCGCTGTATATCCAGGAACATTTGATCCTTTTACTCGTGGCCACGAGGATTTGGTTCGTCGTGCATCTAGTATTTTTGACGTATTAATCGTGGGAGTTGCTTCCAGTCGTAGCAAGCATCCTTTTTTCTCCTTAGATGAGCGTATTGCGATTGCTAAAGAAGTGCTGGGGCACTACTCCAACGTGAAGGTGGTCGGCTTTGATGGGTTGCTAAAAGATTTTGCTCGAGAGCACAATGCACGCGTCATTGTGCGAGGCTTACGCGCAGTATCAGACTTTGAGTATGAATTTCAGATGGCAGGTATGAACCGTTATCTCTTGCCTGATGTTGAAACATTATTCTTAACCCCGTCTGATCAGTATCAATTTATCTCCGGCACCTTTGTGCGTGAGATTGCCTCTATGGGTGGCGATGTTAGTAAGTTTGTATTTCCATCTGTAGAAAAATGGCTTGTGAATAAGATTGCTAATCAAAACACTAAGTAA
- the rsmD gene encoding 16S rRNA (guanine(966)-N(2))-methyltransferase RsmD translates to MFKVEPPKKVRIIGGTWRSRLLPVLDLPGLRPTTDRIRETLFNWLGQDLGGLRCIDLFAGTGALGFEAASRGAELVVLLEKDKKAYANLVANFSRLQSSPVLGAVEILQRDSVEFLKQQAERSSNLIFIDPPFADNALLDKAVMEAGRICDDSGGGGIYVEFSANRLLEEVEALLPAWHCGKYLEAGQVKACLFRSGRG, encoded by the coding sequence TTGTTCAAGGTTGAGCCGCCTAAGAAAGTGCGCATTATTGGTGGCACTTGGAGAAGTCGTTTGTTACCTGTTTTGGATTTGCCTGGTCTGCGACCAACGACTGATCGCATTCGGGAAACATTGTTTAATTGGCTCGGCCAAGATTTAGGGGGTTTGCGCTGTATAGATCTCTTTGCTGGTACGGGCGCTCTCGGTTTTGAGGCAGCTTCACGCGGTGCAGAACTGGTTGTACTTCTTGAAAAAGATAAAAAAGCTTATGCAAATTTAGTTGCTAATTTTTCTCGATTGCAATCTTCGCCGGTTCTTGGGGCGGTAGAAATTTTGCAGCGCGATAGTGTGGAGTTTTTAAAGCAACAAGCAGAACGCTCAAGCAATCTCATTTTTATTGACCCCCCATTTGCTGATAATGCCCTACTTGATAAAGCGGTGATGGAGGCAGGCAGAATTTGTGATGATTCTGGTGGCGGTGGCATTTATGTGGAATTTTCCGCAAATCGTCTTCTTGAAGAGGTGGAAGCCCTATTACCAGCTTGGCATTGTGGAAAATACTTAGAGGCTGGACAGGTAAAAGCTTGTCTATTTCGGAGCGGAAGAGGCTAA
- a CDS encoding pitrilysin family protein — protein sequence MRVPYKVFLIYLLGFGLLDSAQAILPIEKLDTYKGAKAYLVQTKTLPMVDIEVSIDAGDRYDPAGKSGLADMTAGLMNYGVRGEGGLLSEAQIADEIADLGANIVLSVGGERAILRIRTLSRKDLRDRAVQLASAMLSIPTYDSNILAREKQRTITSLLEAETKPDYVLERRFKKMIYGTYPLAESPSVKSVGAITVSDLQKFHQQFYRGDRMIVSIVGDVDQAQANEIVQTLLKRIPQSGPAIAPLPQLERSPIEPLAQREVQIPFDSQQAHVAMGMTAVARNNPDYFPLLVGNYVLGGGGFVSRLMSEVREKRGLAYSVFSYFAPGKDTGTFQAGLQTKSDQGSLALEVMSDTVAKFIADGPTPSELAAAKANLVNGYPLRIDNNRKLLDNVSSIVWNDLPLDTMEVWAKQVDAVTLNQVSAAFQKYLAMDRMKIVVLGAQNK from the coding sequence ATGAGAGTCCCTTATAAAGTCTTCCTGATTTATCTTCTGGGATTCGGTTTACTGGATAGCGCTCAGGCCATCCTACCGATCGAAAAATTAGATACTTACAAAGGCGCTAAAGCTTATTTAGTGCAAACCAAGACATTACCAATGGTCGATATAGAGGTCAGTATTGATGCTGGTGATCGCTATGATCCAGCTGGCAAGAGCGGTTTAGCGGATATGACTGCAGGCCTCATGAACTATGGGGTTCGTGGCGAAGGGGGTTTGCTAAGCGAAGCGCAAATTGCCGATGAGATTGCGGATTTAGGTGCAAATATTGTTTTATCAGTGGGCGGTGAGCGTGCCATCTTGCGTATTCGCACATTAAGTAGAAAAGACTTGCGAGATAGGGCAGTACAGCTAGCTTCCGCCATGTTGAGTATACCCACATACGATTCAAATATCTTAGCGCGAGAAAAGCAAAGAACGATCACCAGCTTGTTGGAAGCAGAAACAAAGCCAGATTATGTTTTAGAACGCCGTTTTAAAAAAATGATCTACGGTACTTATCCTTTGGCTGAATCTCCATCAGTTAAATCAGTTGGCGCCATCACTGTTTCAGACTTGCAGAAATTTCATCAGCAGTTCTACCGTGGTGATCGCATGATAGTCAGCATTGTGGGTGATGTAGATCAAGCGCAGGCAAATGAAATTGTGCAAACTCTATTAAAAAGAATCCCGCAGTCAGGACCTGCGATTGCACCATTACCGCAATTGGAACGTTCGCCCATCGAACCTTTAGCGCAACGTGAAGTGCAGATTCCCTTTGATTCTCAGCAAGCGCATGTCGCCATGGGTATGACAGCTGTAGCCCGTAACAATCCTGACTATTTCCCCTTATTGGTTGGTAACTATGTCTTGGGTGGCGGTGGATTCGTATCACGCTTGATGTCTGAGGTGCGTGAGAAGCGGGGACTTGCCTATAGCGTCTTTAGTTATTTCGCACCAGGCAAAGACACTGGCACTTTTCAGGCTGGCTTGCAAACTAAGAGTGATCAGGGTTCTCTGGCGCTTGAGGTGATGAGCGACACCGTTGCAAAATTTATTGCCGATGGCCCCACCCCATCTGAGCTCGCTGCTGCAAAAGCAAATTTGGTAAATGGCTATCCATTGCGGATCGATAACAATCGTAAGTTATTAGATAACGTTTCATCGATCGTGTGGAATGATTTACCGCTGGACACAATGGAGGTTTGGGCTAAGCAAGTGGATGCGGTTACATTGAATCAAGTTAGTGCTGCATTCCAAAAATATCTCGCAATGGATCGCATGAAGATTGTTGTTCTAGGGGCTCAAAATAAATAA
- a CDS encoding pitrilysin family protein: MRFNLLRITFLFLLLIQLSWATAKDQSDTHEFQLSNGLKLIIREDHRSPTVAHMVWYRAGSMDEVNGKTGVAHVLEHMMFKGTDKVKAGEFSRLVAAVGGRENAFTSRDYTAYFQQVEKSKLDEVIKLEADRMSNLNFDDAEFLKEIQVVMEERRLRTEDSPSSLLNESLMATAYMSSPYRHPVVGWMNDLQNMTAADAREWYRSWYKPNNATIVIAGDVDAKQVLATIEKYYGAVSAQVLPVRKPQIEPQQKGIKQVQVKAPADSAQLAMAWKVPRLEPGKLDDPEPYALELLTAVLDGYDNARLNRTLVKQEKVVNDVGVGYDMVSRGPELFQINATMAKGKSVAQAQASIRKAIDEIKQKGVLESELKRIKVRILSEQIYKRDSIFGQAMEIGSTEMAGFSWKDIDYMLEKMQTITPEQVQAVTKRYLVDEGLTIAVLDPQARKTIGQEGKQ, translated from the coding sequence ATGCGCTTCAATTTACTCCGAATTACCTTCTTATTTTTGCTCTTAATCCAATTGTCTTGGGCGACGGCTAAAGATCAATCCGATACCCATGAATTCCAGCTCAGTAATGGACTCAAACTAATCATTCGGGAAGATCATCGCTCTCCAACTGTGGCTCACATGGTCTGGTACCGCGCAGGCTCAATGGATGAGGTCAATGGTAAGACAGGCGTGGCACATGTCCTTGAGCACATGATGTTTAAGGGAACTGACAAAGTGAAAGCTGGAGAGTTTTCACGTTTAGTGGCTGCGGTAGGTGGGCGCGAGAATGCATTCACTTCTCGTGACTACACAGCCTATTTTCAACAAGTAGAGAAATCAAAGTTAGATGAAGTGATCAAGCTTGAAGCTGATCGTATGTCTAATTTGAATTTTGATGATGCTGAGTTCCTCAAAGAAATTCAGGTAGTGATGGAGGAGCGCCGTTTGCGCACCGAAGATAGCCCTAGCAGCCTACTCAATGAATCACTCATGGCAACTGCTTACATGAGTTCACCCTATCGTCATCCGGTCGTAGGCTGGATGAATGATTTACAAAACATGACTGCTGCTGATGCTAGGGAGTGGTATCGCAGTTGGTATAAGCCAAACAATGCAACAATAGTGATTGCTGGTGACGTAGATGCAAAGCAAGTATTGGCAACAATAGAAAAATACTATGGTGCTGTGAGCGCACAAGTGCTACCAGTACGTAAGCCACAGATTGAGCCGCAGCAAAAAGGGATCAAACAGGTGCAGGTAAAAGCACCAGCTGATAGTGCGCAACTGGCCATGGCTTGGAAGGTCCCCCGTCTTGAGCCTGGCAAGCTAGATGATCCAGAGCCATACGCGCTTGAGCTTCTGACAGCCGTACTTGATGGCTATGACAATGCGCGCTTGAATCGCACATTAGTTAAGCAAGAGAAGGTTGTGAATGATGTAGGCGTTGGCTATGACATGGTCTCGCGTGGACCTGAGTTATTCCAAATTAACGCCACTATGGCTAAAGGTAAATCGGTTGCACAAGCGCAAGCTAGTATTCGTAAGGCGATTGATGAAATCAAGCAAAAAGGCGTATTGGAGTCTGAGCTAAAGCGCATCAAGGTGCGCATTCTTTCAGAGCAAATTTATAAGCGTGATTCTATTTTTGGCCAAGCAATGGAAATTGGTAGTACTGAGATGGCTGGATTCTCTTGGAAAGACATAGACTATATGTTGGAGAAAATGCAAACCATTACTCCAGAGCAAGTGCAAGCTGTTACCAAAAGATATTTAGTGGATGAGGGTTTAACTATTGCGGTTCTAGATCCTCAGGCGCGTAAGACTATCGGTCAGGAGGGCAAGCAATGA
- the ftsY gene encoding signal recognition particle-docking protein FtsY produces the protein MFGLRKTLGSLFKSSVIDEAWFDTLEESLIQSDVGLPTTEQLIDKLRKAAKSEKASSTEELQALLIKEVGSLLLALEPFPNPLFTSHKDTIPEVWLVVGVNGAGKTTTIGKLCRLYQSQGKSVLLAAGDTFRAAARNQLQEWGERNQVDVISQEDGDAAAVAHDAIHSAISRKSDILIIDTAGRLATQEHLMEELKKVKRVIGKALPGAPHQTLLVLDGNTGQNGLSQVKAFHAALGLTGIIVTKLDGTAKGGVICALAHTLKDDSKPAILALGKGEGIEDLAPFTARQYSSELFN, from the coding sequence ATGTTCGGCTTACGTAAAACCCTCGGATCCCTATTCAAATCTAGCGTGATAGATGAAGCTTGGTTTGACACCTTAGAAGAATCACTGATTCAGAGTGATGTGGGATTACCCACGACTGAGCAATTAATCGACAAACTTCGTAAGGCTGCAAAATCTGAAAAGGCTTCCAGTACTGAAGAGTTACAGGCGCTTCTGATTAAAGAGGTTGGCTCGTTATTGCTGGCATTAGAACCATTCCCAAACCCACTATTTACAAGCCACAAAGACACTATTCCTGAAGTTTGGTTGGTCGTTGGGGTCAATGGCGCAGGCAAAACAACCACGATTGGGAAGCTTTGCAGACTATATCAATCCCAAGGTAAATCAGTGCTTCTCGCAGCGGGCGACACCTTTAGAGCAGCGGCACGCAATCAATTGCAAGAATGGGGCGAACGTAACCAAGTCGATGTCATCTCTCAAGAAGATGGCGATGCAGCGGCAGTAGCCCATGATGCAATTCACTCAGCCATTTCCCGTAAAAGCGATATTTTGATCATTGATACTGCAGGCCGTCTTGCTACCCAGGAACATCTGATGGAAGAACTCAAGAAAGTGAAACGCGTCATTGGTAAGGCGCTCCCTGGAGCTCCCCACCAGACTCTCTTGGTTTTGGATGGCAATACGGGCCAAAATGGATTAAGCCAAGTAAAGGCCTTTCATGCAGCCTTGGGCCTGACCGGAATTATCGTTACTAAACTTGATGGGACCGCTAAAGGCGGTGTTATCTGCGCCTTGGCTCATACCCTCAAAGATGACTCTAAACCAGCCATCCTAGCCCTAGGAAAAGGTGAGGGAATTGAAGATTTAGCCCC